One window from the genome of Streptomyces sp. WZ-12 encodes:
- the nirD gene encoding nitrite reductase small subunit NirD yields MTDTTLETRPAVETSTAIGTVEILDGRRWTRVCSYDELTPGRGVAVLSASGQQVAVFRDRAGELYAVDNRDPFSGAYVLSRGILGSRAGVPTVASPMYKQAFDLRDGRCLDEETTPDGRPAVLRIWPVRLGS; encoded by the coding sequence ATGACCGACACCACGCTCGAAACCCGCCCCGCGGTCGAGACGTCCACCGCGATCGGAACCGTCGAGATCCTGGACGGCCGGAGGTGGACCCGGGTCTGCTCCTACGACGAGTTGACGCCCGGGCGCGGCGTCGCCGTGCTCAGCGCGAGCGGCCAGCAGGTCGCGGTCTTCCGGGACCGCGCCGGCGAGCTGTACGCGGTCGACAACCGCGATCCGTTCAGCGGCGCCTACGTCCTGTCCCGCGGCATCCTCGGCAGCCGTGCGGGCGTGCCGACGGTGGCCTCCCCGATGTACAAGCAGGCGTTCGACCTGCGCGACGGCCGCTGCCTCGACGAGGAGACCACCCCCGACGGGCGGCCCGCGGTCCTGCGCATCTGGCCGGTGCGCCTCGGGTCGTAG
- the nirB gene encoding nitrite reductase large subunit NirB, which yields MTQRPSNSPLKELVLVGHGMVGQRFLETFVEQPEAARWRITVLAEEPRAAYDRVHLTSWFSGTSTEELSLTPAGFLAGHGIDLRLADPATAIDRAAGTVTCASGATLRYDALVLATGSVPFVPPVPGRDAAGCHVYRTIEDLQRIRDEARAERTRTGVVVGGGLLGLEAAGALTALGLETHVVEFAPRLMAIQIDEGGGHLLRRKIEDLGVRVHTGAGTQEIVTDGEGRVRAMGLSDGRELPADLVVFSAGVRPRDQLARDCGLPVGERGGIVVDERCRTTDPRIHAIGECARAADGRVYGLVAPGYAMAEAAARSLAADQSEQLPAAEHLFTGADTATKLKLLGVDVASFGDAHGATEGAADIRYSDSRAGIYKKLVVGREGQLLGGVLVGDTESYGLLRPLALGGKPLTTAPEQLVLPTGLAPATGSTALPDDAVVCSCHNVTKGTLRTAVSEQGCTTVPDVKKCTKAGTGCGSCVPQLGTIVAEELAAGGVTVDTSLCEHFGHTRAELYEIVQAAGIDSFGELLDRYGRGGEGCEVCKPVVASILAGLAGGHVLDGEQGALQDTNDHFLANLQRNGSYSVVPRVPGGEITPQGLITIGEIARDYGLYTKITGGQRIDLFGATVDQLPRIWRRLVDAGFESGHAYGKSLRTVKSCVGETWCRYGVQDSVGLAIELELRYRGLRSPHKIKAAVSGCARECAEAQGKDFGVIATSAGWNLYIGGNGGMTPRHADLLAADLDKKTLLRTIDRFLMFYLRTADRLERTSTWLERIDGGLDHVREVVLDDSLGICAELELQMERHIDRYEDEWAAVLADPERLRRFTSFVNAPGTPDPAVTFVPERGQIRPARPDEDGHGTPALIAGPQLEVRTA from the coding sequence ATGACGCAGCGCCCCTCGAACAGCCCGCTCAAGGAATTGGTCCTGGTCGGCCACGGCATGGTCGGCCAGCGCTTCCTGGAGACCTTCGTCGAGCAGCCGGAGGCCGCGCGGTGGCGGATCACCGTGCTCGCCGAGGAACCCCGCGCCGCCTACGACCGGGTCCATCTGACCTCGTGGTTCTCCGGCACCAGTACGGAGGAACTCTCCCTGACCCCGGCCGGTTTCCTCGCCGGGCACGGCATCGACCTGCGCCTGGCCGACCCGGCGACCGCGATCGACCGCGCCGCCGGGACCGTCACCTGCGCCTCCGGCGCGACGCTGCGCTACGACGCGCTGGTGCTGGCCACCGGCTCGGTCCCGTTCGTGCCGCCGGTCCCCGGCCGGGACGCGGCCGGCTGCCACGTCTACCGCACCATCGAGGACCTGCAACGGATACGGGACGAGGCCCGGGCCGAGCGCACCCGGACCGGCGTGGTGGTCGGCGGCGGCCTGCTGGGCCTGGAGGCCGCCGGTGCGCTCACCGCCCTGGGCCTTGAGACCCATGTCGTGGAGTTCGCCCCACGCCTGATGGCGATTCAGATAGACGAGGGCGGTGGGCATCTGCTGCGCCGCAAGATCGAGGACCTCGGCGTCCGCGTGCACACCGGGGCCGGCACCCAGGAGATCGTCACCGACGGCGAGGGCCGAGTCCGCGCCATGGGCCTGTCCGACGGCCGCGAACTCCCCGCCGACCTGGTGGTGTTCTCCGCCGGCGTGCGGCCGCGCGACCAACTGGCCCGGGACTGCGGGTTGCCGGTCGGCGAGCGCGGCGGCATCGTCGTCGACGAGCGCTGCCGCACCACCGACCCGCGCATCCACGCCATCGGCGAGTGCGCGCGGGCCGCCGACGGCCGGGTCTACGGCCTGGTCGCCCCCGGCTATGCGATGGCCGAGGCCGCCGCCCGCTCGCTGGCCGCCGACCAGTCCGAGCAACTGCCCGCGGCGGAGCACCTGTTCACCGGCGCCGACACCGCCACCAAGCTCAAGCTGCTGGGCGTCGACGTCGCGAGCTTCGGCGACGCGCACGGCGCCACCGAGGGCGCGGCCGACATCCGGTACAGCGACAGCCGGGCCGGGATCTACAAGAAGCTGGTCGTCGGTCGCGAGGGCCAGCTCCTGGGCGGCGTGTTGGTCGGCGACACCGAGTCCTACGGCCTTCTGCGCCCGCTCGCGCTCGGCGGCAAGCCGCTGACGACCGCGCCCGAGCAACTGGTGCTGCCCACCGGGCTCGCGCCGGCCACCGGGTCGACCGCGCTGCCGGACGACGCGGTCGTCTGCTCCTGTCACAACGTCACCAAGGGCACCCTCCGCACGGCCGTGTCCGAGCAGGGCTGCACCACCGTCCCCGACGTCAAGAAGTGCACCAAGGCCGGGACCGGCTGCGGCAGTTGCGTGCCGCAGCTCGGCACGATCGTGGCCGAGGAGCTGGCGGCCGGCGGCGTCACCGTCGACACGAGCCTGTGCGAGCACTTCGGGCACACCCGCGCCGAGCTCTACGAGATCGTCCAGGCGGCCGGGATCGACTCCTTCGGCGAGCTGCTGGACCGGTACGGGCGCGGCGGTGAGGGCTGCGAGGTCTGCAAGCCGGTCGTCGCCTCGATCCTGGCCGGCCTGGCCGGCGGTCACGTCCTCGACGGGGAGCAGGGCGCGCTGCAGGACACCAACGACCACTTCCTCGCCAACTTGCAGCGCAACGGCTCCTATTCGGTCGTGCCGCGGGTCCCCGGCGGCGAGATCACCCCGCAGGGCCTGATCACCATCGGTGAGATCGCCCGTGACTACGGCCTCTACACCAAGATCACCGGGGGCCAGCGGATCGACCTGTTCGGCGCCACCGTCGACCAACTCCCCCGGATCTGGCGCCGCCTCGTCGACGCCGGCTTCGAGTCCGGCCACGCGTACGGCAAGTCGCTGCGCACGGTGAAGTCCTGTGTGGGCGAGACCTGGTGCCGCTACGGCGTACAGGACTCGGTCGGGCTGGCCATCGAACTGGAGCTGCGCTACCGGGGGTTGCGCTCGCCACACAAGATCAAGGCGGCGGTCTCCGGCTGCGCCCGCGAGTGCGCCGAGGCCCAGGGCAAGGACTTCGGCGTCATCGCCACCTCCGCGGGCTGGAACCTCTACATCGGCGGCAACGGCGGCATGACCCCGCGCCACGCCGACCTGCTCGCGGCCGACCTGGACAAGAAGACCCTGCTCCGGACGATCGACCGGTTCCTGATGTTCTACCTCCGCACCGCCGACCGGCTGGAGCGCACCTCGACCTGGCTGGAGCGCATCGACGGCGGCCTGGACCACGTCCGGGAGGTGGTGCTGGACGACTCGCTGGGCATCTGCGCCGAGCTGGAGTTGCAGATGGAGCGCCACATCGACCGCTACGAGGACGAGTGGGCCGCGGTGCTCGCCGACCCCGAACGGCTGCGCCGCTTCACCTCCTTCGTCAACGCCCCCGGAACCCCCGACCCGGCCGTGACCTTCGTCCCCGAGCGCGGCCAGATCCGACCCGCCCGTCCCGACGAGGACGGGCACGGCACCCCGGCGCTGATCGCCGGCCCCCAACTGGAGGTGCGTACCGCATGA
- a CDS encoding MFS transporter — MTSTAVGSETTTATAPARARTLTDWRPEDEDFWAEAGARVARRNLVYSVLSEHIGFSVWSLWSVLVLFLGPEYHIDPAGKFTLTALPTALGAALRLPYTHAVARFGGRNWTVFSASLLLLPTVLAGVVLEPGVSYGTLLAVACVAGVGGGNFASSMANINAFYPQRLKGWALGMNAGGGNLGVPVVQLVGLAVLATAGAAHPRLVPLVYLPLIVLAALGAALRMDNLPSLRNDRRALREIVREPHSWVISLLYIGTFGSFIGFGFAFGQVLQVQFQQQFDTPVKAAYLTFLGPLLGSLARPVGGRLADRYGGARITVLTFLLMALGTATVLVASGAGSLPLFLAGFVALFTLSGLGNGSTYKMIPAVFHARARAAVADGDTDPATAEQDARRRASALIGLAGAIGAFGGVLVNFAFRQSFLTVGDGNAAYWAFLAGYALCSLVTWAVYLRPGAGRMSGM; from the coding sequence ATGACGAGCACTGCCGTCGGCAGCGAAACCACCACCGCAACGGCCCCGGCCCGGGCCCGTACCCTCACCGACTGGCGGCCGGAGGACGAGGACTTCTGGGCCGAGGCAGGCGCCAGAGTGGCCCGCCGCAACCTGGTCTACTCGGTCCTCTCCGAGCACATCGGCTTCTCGGTGTGGAGCCTGTGGTCGGTGCTGGTGCTCTTCCTCGGCCCGGAGTACCACATCGACCCCGCGGGCAAGTTCACCCTCACCGCGCTGCCCACCGCGCTCGGCGCGGCGCTGCGGCTGCCCTACACCCATGCGGTGGCGCGCTTCGGCGGCCGCAACTGGACGGTCTTCAGCGCCTCGTTGCTGCTCCTCCCCACGGTGCTGGCCGGGGTCGTGCTGGAGCCGGGCGTCTCCTACGGCACGCTGCTCGCGGTCGCCTGCGTCGCGGGCGTCGGCGGCGGCAACTTCGCCTCCTCGATGGCGAACATCAACGCCTTCTACCCGCAGCGCCTCAAGGGCTGGGCCCTGGGCATGAACGCGGGCGGCGGCAACCTCGGCGTCCCGGTGGTGCAGTTGGTCGGCCTGGCCGTGCTGGCCACCGCCGGTGCCGCCCATCCGCGGCTGGTGCCGCTGGTCTATCTGCCGCTGATCGTGCTGGCGGCGCTCGGTGCCGCACTGCGGATGGACAACCTCCCCTCGCTGCGCAACGACCGGCGCGCGCTGCGCGAGATCGTCCGGGAGCCGCACAGTTGGGTCATCTCGCTGCTCTACATCGGCACCTTCGGCAGCTTCATCGGCTTCGGCTTCGCCTTCGGGCAGGTCCTCCAGGTGCAGTTCCAGCAGCAGTTCGACACTCCCGTGAAGGCCGCGTACCTCACCTTCCTCGGGCCCCTGCTGGGCTCGCTGGCCCGGCCGGTCGGCGGACGGCTCGCGGACCGCTACGGCGGCGCACGGATCACCGTGTTGACGTTCCTGCTGATGGCCCTCGGGACGGCCACCGTGCTCGTCGCCTCGGGCGCCGGTTCGCTGCCGCTGTTCCTGGCCGGCTTCGTCGCCCTCTTCACCTTGAGCGGTCTGGGCAACGGCTCCACGTACAAGATGATCCCCGCGGTCTTCCACGCCAGGGCGCGGGCGGCGGTGGCGGACGGCGATACCGATCCGGCCACCGCGGAGCAGGACGCGCGGCGCCGCGCCTCGGCGCTGATCGGACTCGCGGGCGCCATCGGGGCGTTCGGCGGCGTCCTGGTCAACTTCGCCTTCCGCCAGTCGTTCCTGACGGTCGGCGACGGCAACGCCGCCTACTGGGCGTTCCTGGCCGGCTACGCGCTCTGCTCGCTGGTGACCTGGGCCGTCTACCTCCGCCCCGGCGCCGGACGGATGTCCGGCATGTGA